TTCCACCGACACGGCGACTCGAGCCGGGAGTGCCGGCCGACTATTAGCGGCACCAGCGGAGGATTTCGCCCGAACCTCTCAACCGCCGTACTTGACGCCGCAGCCGTAGGGTTTGTTCTGGGAAACGAGCGGCTTCTCACCGGCAAGCAGCTTCTCCACCGCCTCGCGGACATAGTTGCGGGCCGTGCGTGGATCGCCTTCCGAAGCTGCCCGGTCGTCAATCGCACCGTGGAAAGCCAGCACCCCCTCCTTATCAATGACAAACATGTGTGGGGTGGTCTTCATGCCATAGGCTTTGCCGACCTCGCCCGAACTGTCGTCCAGCCAAGCCGTGGCGGCCAGCTTCTGGCTGGCCCATTCCTTTTTGGCAGCTTCGGCAGTCCGGTAGCTGGGATGCTTCGATGCGACTGAGTTCACAATGAACCACACTGCCCCCTTGGCAATAAGGTCGCGCTGTAACTCTTGCATTGCACCGCTCCGGTAATGATTGCGAACAAAGGGGCAGTCGAGATTGTAGGATTCAAGCACCACAATCTTGCCTTTGTAATCGCTGAGTTTATGGGTTTGGCCGTTGATGTCGGTGGCCGTGAAGTCCGGCGCGGCTTTGCCGACCTCTGCGGCGAAGAGGCCGGTGCTCAGGAGCCCAATTCCCGCAAATAGTGCGAACACATGTTTCATAATAGCTTCTCTTAATAGTTGGTTGATCTTATTCCGTTCGATCATAAAGAAGCACGAGACCGGCGTTCGCGCAAATGGGGATCCCAGAAAACTTCTAACGCGCGGCGCGGTCGAGGGCGTTCAGCACGATGGTCGGCGTCAGAGCTTCGGGCAATACCTGGGGAGGTTCGCCTGAGTTTCGGGGATAGACCAACACGAGCGGGACGCCCGCGCGGCCAAAGCGGTTCAACTCGGTGGTGATGTCATCGGGCAGGCGGGTGTAATCTCCAAGCAGGGCGAGGGCGTTGATCTCCTTGAGCTTGGCGCGGACGGATGGAATGTCCAAGGCGACTCGCTTGTTGGCCTGGCAAGTCAGGCACCAGTCGGCGGTAAAATCCACAAGAACCGGCCGGCCTTCGGCGCGAGCCCGCGCAACCGCGGCGGGGCTCCAGCGTTGCCAGTCTATGCCGTCGGGGCTCTCTTTGAGCGAGCCTGGCAATGCGGCTTCCGCAACAGGGGAGCGCCAACGTAACTGACCTTCCACAGCGTAGAGGTAGCCCCCCGTGACAAGGGCCAGGGCCACCACCAGGCCGAGCGTGCGATGCGTCCGTCCGCGTTGGACGAACTGCCCGTACACCCAGGTTGCCAGAGCGAGGACCACGAGGAAGAGGCCAAGCCACAGGGACCGTCTGCCATAATGCAGGGGAATGAGGCTGAAGAGCCAAACGGCTGTGGCAAGCATGGGGAAGCCCATGGCTACCTTGAATCGTTCCATCCATGCGCCGGGCTTCGGCAGGAACTGCAGCCACGCCGGTTGCCAGCTTAGAATGACGTAGGGAGCTGCCAATCCGAAGCTAACGACCGCAAACATCAGGACGATGATGGCAGGGGACTGAGCAAAGGCGAAGCCGAGGGCTGCGCCGAGGAACGGGGCCGTGCACGGCGTGGCCAGCATTGTGGCGAGCACACCGTTGAAGAACGCGCCAGCCGAGCCGCCTTTCGAGGCCAGAGTGCCGGCTGCATCGAGCAAGCGGGCGCCGGGGTTGATCTCGAACAGGCCGAAGAGGTTCAGCGCCACCAGGGTGACCAGCGTGGTGAGCAGGACCAGGAACTGCGGGTTGCCGAATTGCATACCCCAGCCGGCTTTGTGGCCGGCGGCCTTGACGCCAATTATTAAACCCGCGAGCACGAGGAAAGAAACGAGCACGCCGAGCGCGTAGATCAGGCCCAACCTCCGGACCCGGCGAGGGTCGTCCTTGGCCTGGCCGACGAAGCCGAGGATCTTCAAGGCGATAACCGGGAGGACGCAGGGCATGACGTTGAGAATCAGCCCTCCCAGAAAGGCGTATAGCAGCATCTTCCAAAGGGAAGTCGCGCTAAGGTCGAGCACGCTGGGTTGACTCAGGCTCGCTGCCGCAGAGTTGGAGGAAGCTTGCACCGGCAGATTGACATCGTAGGCCTCGCGCGCCGGGCCGGATTGCTGAATAAGCAGGCCGGAGATCTGGCGGGGCCAGTCGCCTTCCAGTTTCCGTACTTCCTTGCGCAACCGAATCTTCCCCGGCTCCGCCGGCAACCTCATGGTAGCCGGCTGCACCTCGAACTCCTCACTGGCGTACGGGAAAAAGTCGGCGTCGCCAGTTGCCGACGTGGAATGCCATTCCAGAATCAGGTTGCGAGAATCGGTGGCGCCGTCGTTTTCCCACCAGGCTTGCGCGGATAAGCTGTCGCCGGTTCCTGGCAACTTCGCTTGCCAGTGGTGGATGAGGGGGGAGTCACTGGACGGCTTGGCTTCGGCGCCGACGTTGAGGGTGGCCTGCACAGTCGCCTTGCCGGGCACACACTGCACCTCGCATTCAAGCCAGGAGACATTGGCTTTGAGATGGAGCGAGCCGGAGGACAAATCGGGTGCCAACTTGAGGGGCACCAGCAATACGACCTCGTTCGAGTAGACGTAGGTGGTCAGGTCTTCGTCTGGCAATTTCTCCGGAACAGGCCACTGGACGGCGCCCGGAGTGATGCCCGTCGGCAGTTGCCACTCGATCTTCGTCGCCATGCCGGACGCACCCGGGTTTCGCCAGTAGGTATGCCAGCGCGGGTCCATGCGGAGCTGCACCCCGGCCATGACCGTTTCCCCCGGCTTCGCGGTGGTCGCGGCGAGGAGCAGCCGCGCCTGCGTGTGGGCCGCAAAAGCCTCCAGACCGGCCAGGCAGAACCAGGCCGTCCCGATGACTGTCAACATACGTCTCAAGCACATAAGTTGCTCTAGTTGCCGCTAAATTAGAGATGAATACGCCGAATTGCAAATGTGCGTCTGACGCCATAGGCAGCCGGGCATGTCGGGCGGCTGAGCCTGCCGGGTAGAAATGGTTGCCCTCCAGGCGGGAGTTGTTTCCCGCGATGCTGGCCGCCATTGAAGCAGTTTGGGAGTGCACTTGCCTGGAGCTATACATCTGCGCGCCGGACTCCCAGGGCGGAGCGTGCGGGTGCTGGTGCACGCCTTGGGTTCATTGGCTGCTGGTGCCGATTGATCCCGACCTGATGCGCCGACAACGGTAGGCGTTGCCGGACTGAGGCGGGACAAGGAGCTACCGCGCCAGAGCGACCAGGTAACGCTGGAGGCGCATGGCATCAACCGCCGCCTCCAGGCGTTGATAGACCTGGTGAAGATTGGTGCAGATCCGCAGCAGGAAGCGGCGGGCGGTGACCGGTGTGAGGTATTCGTCGCGGCGGCTGCAATTCGCGTTCGTCAGATACTTAATGCAATCCGCCTTGGTAAGGAGTTTTCCGCGGTTGAAGGGATCAACGAACACCTCGGCCGCAGTGGACTGGAACCGGCAAAGGAAGTAGCCAGGAAGTCCGATGCCGGCAATGGGAAGCCGCAGGCGCCGGGCAAGCAGAATATACAGGAGAGACAGACTGATGGGATTGCCCATTCGAGAGTCCAGGACACGGTTTAGATAACTGTTATCCGGGTCGTAGTAGTTTTCTTCGTTGCCTATGAAGCCGAGTTGGCCGAACAGGTACCCGTTGATGGTGGCCAGGATTTGCCGAGGCTCAGCGCCGGCGTCATAACGGCAACGGAGATCGTCAGCATAGCCGTCGAGCACGGCCTGGTAGGCTTCGACGTTGATAAGTGGATACTGGGTTTGAGCAAACAGCCAGGCGCCCTGCTCGAGGTCGAACTCTTCGCCGTGGCGGAGGCAGAAGGCGAGGAAATGGTCGTCGGCAGCCTGGCGATCGAAGTGGAGCACGATTTGCCGGGCGCGGCGGCGCAATGCAGGATCATTGCTCGTGGTAAGGGGCCGCAGCCATTCGGCCGCGGGCGGACCGCAGGAAAGAAGTTTCTCGCGTATAGTCCGGTAGACGGCTGGATCCTCATCCGCGAGCAGATTGAGCAGCGCCTTCCGCTGGCTCTGAGAAATCTCGCTCGCTGCTGGACTAGTGCCACCCGGATTCATTCGTTTACGCTCCACGTCAGTAGAGCAGAAAGCGCACCTCAATTCAAGGGCGAAATGCCGCCAAATGCGCGCCCGCCCGCATTTCCGTGGCATCGAAAGCTGCCGTGGTGCGCTGTGGGATCGACCCCAAATCCCGCGGCGGAGGCTGAACTCCTTACGATTCCTGGCTTAGACCCCGGCGATGCGGCGCTTGTATTCGGCCAGGGCTGCGTCCAGGCGCTCTTTGGCAGTGGTGTCGCCGGGGACGTTGTGCGAGGGATTGATATAAAGCTTCACGCCGCGGTCGGCGAGAATCTCGGCGACGGTGCACACGGTCATCCAAACGCAGGTGATGAAGGCCATCGTGGAGACCGGCCCGACTTTGTCCTGGTGATTCTTGAGGGGGACGCAGGAATCCCCTATCGGAGCGCAGGTATCCACGACAAGGTCGGCAATATCAAACATGGTCTTGCCCGAGGAGTGGCGGGTCTGTTTGCCTTTGGCTGCGGCGGCGGAACCGTAGGCGATCACTTTCATGCCGCGCTTTTTGGCTTCGAGGGCGACGTCAATGTTGACGTTGTTGATACCCGAGTGGGAGAAGATCCACATGGTGTCGCGCGGGTCGAAGTTGTAACCCTTCATGATCTGGACGCCGTACCCCTCGACCCGCTCCAGGAAGACGAACTGATGGACGCCGCCTTCACCCACAATCCGGGTGAAGAAGGTCAGCGGCAGCTCGCACATGGGGTGGAAGCCGACGAAGCCGCCGATACGCGGGTACATGTCTTCGATGGGAATGGTGGCGTGACCGCAACCAAAGGTGTGCACCCAGCGCTCCGCCTGGATGGTATCGGCCATAATTTCGGCGGCCTTGCGGATATTGTCCAGTTGGGTTTGTTCGATGCGGTCCATGACCGCGCGGGTGTTGGCCAGCCATTGTTGGGCGACAGTGCTCATAAGTTATGGGAGTGCAATAAGTGCTTGAAGTGCTGAGGTTTTAGCTTGATGCAGTAACGGATGGGAATGCTTCGGTGGAGGGTTTGCCGGGCGAAGGCCGCAGTTGCCTGACCACCAGGAAAAGGAGGGCGGCGGAGGCGACGAGACATCCGAGCATGACTTTGGTGTATTGCTCGATGCCGTGGACTTGAGCCAGCGCGCCGAAGGACTTGTTGATGGTCATATTGCCGATCAGGGCGATGAAGAAGATGGTGCTGAAGGCTGTGCCGGACTGGCGGGGATACAGGTCGCCGATGTAGCTCAGCACGATCGGGAAGGCCGCGGCCAGACCTGCGCCAATCAGCAGCGCCGCCGCCAGCGAGACGCCATAGCTGGACGCACACATCAGGAGCAAGGTGCCTGCGGCCGTGATCCCGATGCTGGCGAAGAGCACGACTGGGGACTTGATGTGTTTGAGCAATCGGCTGAGCGCAATTCGCGCCAGCACCATGGCGCCGGTTACGGCCATAAGGCCCAGGAGGGTTTTCCACTCCTCCGCCTGCTGGCCGGACAGCGTCACCTTCTTGAAGTAACGGGTCATCCAATCGTTGGACATGCCTTCCATGCCGCTCTGGATCGCCAGGGCCAGGCCCGCCAACAAAAAGATGGGATGCTTAAGAAGCGCCAGGCCGCTGGTCGGGGAAGCGGTTTGAGCCTTCTGCTTGGGGGGCGGGAAGGTGATGACAACGAAATAAACCACCGGCACGAGCACGAACATCCCAATGCCGGCAACAATAACGTGCAGTGAGAAGTGCCGGGAAAGGGCCGCCAGGGTGCTGGGCATGCCGAGCGCGCCGATGCCGAAGAAGACGCCCAACAAGCTCAGCTTGGCGGCGCGCTCGCCTTCGCTCACATCTGCGGCCAGGGCATTAGTGGCGCCGTTCAGCACACCGCCGCCGAAGCCAATCAGGAACACAAAGAACTGGATGAAGCCTGTGCTGGTCGCGAAGGCCATGCCTTCCAGCCCGGCCATCACGAGCAGGGCGCAAACAATTAGCATCCATTTGTAGCCGAACCGGTCCACAATGGGGCCGAAGATCAGCGATCCGGCCAGAATGCCCAGCGGCAACAGCGCCGTCAGCGTGCCGATGCCGTTGTTGTCTAGGTGGAAGCGCTCGGCCAGCATGTTATTCGCCGAGCCGAGTGACAGGAAGACGATGCCAAAGAGCAGCATCCCCAGGCAGGCGGCGGCGAAGACCAGGTTGCGGTTATACATGCGGGCTGGATTTATAGCAGGTCAGTTCGCTGTCCGTAAAGCCAAACAGCCTGCGCCGTAAAGGCCGGCGTCGCCGCCGAGCTTTGAGACCTGGAGTTTTACCTGCTTGATGCTGATGGGCTGGGCCCATTTCCTTGCCTCGGCGTAGATATCGCCAAGCAACTTCGCTCCGGGGCCAAATACGCCACCGCCAAAGATGATCTTCTCCGGATCGAACAGGCTGACGAGGTTGGCGACAGCCATGCCCCAGAACTCCACCGCCTGGGCAATGACCTCGCGGGCGAACGGTTTGTTGTGCCCGCAGGCGGCAAAGACGTCACTGGCGGACACGATGGGCAGGGGAGTGGAAAAGCGTTTGGGCTGCTGAGTGAGAAGCTCGTTTGCGACTTTTGTCAGGCCGGTCCCAGAGGCGTGGTATTCGAAGCAACCGCAATCAACGTATTTGCGTTGGAAAGGCCGGTCCAGGGCCAGCCACCCGATGGCGCCGGCGATATCGTGCGCTCCACGCACTATCCGGCCATCAACCAGGATCCCCGCGCCGATGCCGGTCCCCACGGCCAGGAAGATGGCGTTTCGGCAGCCTTTGGCGACACCGCGCCAGGTCTCGCCCAGGATGTAGCAGGCGCGGTCGCTGTCTATGGCGACGCGGATGCGCTCATCGCGGACCGCAGAGAGGACTTCGCGTCGAAGGGGGTAGTTCTCCCAACCGGGGATGTTCGGGGCCCAGACTGTGCCGGTCCGCGCGTGGCTGATGCCCGGGACTGAGACACCCATGCCCGTGACTTTGATTCGCTTCGCGCGCGCAGCGACGAGAAGGCTGGTGAGTGTCTTGCGAATCAGTTCGCCGACCGCACGGCCTTGGCGGCCTGCGAGAGGAACGATCTGTTTGCAAAGGACCTTCCCTTCGGGGGTGAAGATTGCTCCGGCGAGCTTTGTGCCACCCAGGTCGAGCCCGATTACGGCGGTGTTGGTCATAACTTGCGGGCTGTCTCTCTGAATGGCGTAGGCATAATAGTGACGTTGACTCTGCGCTGCCGCATTAGGTTGCAGGTATTGCTAAGGCAGGGTGCTGCAGTAAGCAAGCGGGTTCTCAGCAAGGTGAAGCTTGGCGCTAAAGGGCAAGCGCGGCTGTATCAGCGGAGGAAGAGTTGTGCGGCGGCATCGGCAAAGCGCAGGCCCTGCGAGGTAAGGTGAAAGCGGTCGGGCAGAATGCATCCCCAGCCCTGTTCCACCAACTGGTCCAACTCGTTCGCCCACTCGCGCCGCAGGTCGTAGCCAGTGGTTTGGAGAAACTCTTGGAAGGGCCAGCCAGCGACCATGCGAAGGCCGAACGCTGCGGTCTCGCCGGCACGCGACAATGGTGGCAGTTCTTCCCGGGATTCGATGGATCGCCGGCCCTGTTCAAGATCGTCGCAGTAGAGTTGTGTGTTGGACGAGGTCTTGGTGCGCACGCCGCGAACATAGGTCGTGGCGCTGGGGCCCAGACCATAAAAGGGGCCGCCGCGCCAGTAATTGACGTTGTGGCGGCAGGCGTGGGTGGGGACGTTGAAGTTTGAGGGTTGGGGGTTGGGGGTAGCGTCTCGGGCAAAATTGGCGACTTCGTATTGCTGGAATCCGGCACCAGTGGCTCGCTCGACCAGCGCCTCATACATGGCACAAGCCAGGTCCTCGTCCGCGTCAGCCTTGCCGGCCTGGAGCTGTTCGTAAAGGGGCGTGTCTTCCTCGTAAATGACCTCGTAGCTGGAGAGATGTTCGCAGGCCATGGCGGTGGCCTCGTTTAGAGTCTCGCGCCAGACTTCGAGGGTTTGGCCAGGAATGGCGAACATAAGATCAAGGTTCAGGTTGTCGAAACCGGCTCGGCGCAGGGCATCGAAGGACTGGAAGGCCATCTGACGAGTGTGTATGCGTCCAAGGCGTGAAAGCAGCGTGTCGTCGAATGACTGCACGCCAAGGGACAGGCGGTTTACACCGCAGGATCGCAGGAACCTCGCCTTTTCGAGGGACACCGTGGCGGGGTTGCACTCGACCGTCCACTCCGCCGCGTCGGAGAGGTGGTGATTGTCCATTGCCTGGAAGATTCGCTCCCATTGGGGAACAGTCAGGAGGGAGGGTGTGCCGCCGCCGAAATAGACGGTGCGTGGCCGTAGATCGGGGGCGACTAGTTCCAACTCACGGATAAGAGCGCTGATGTAGCGGTCCAGAAGCTCACCGCCTGCTGGCTCGGAGTAGAAGGCGCAGTACGCGCACTTGTGCACGCAGAAGGGCACATGGACATAGAGACTAGCAATCGGCTCGGCAGATGGCAGGGCCATAGCCGAACGTAGCCGCCCCGGAGCTGAGGGCCAACCTAAAAGGTTGACGGCCGGGCGGCCTGGCTGGAAGCGCCGCGCGTAGGCCGATTCGACGGGGCGATCCTAACGCGGCGGAACCCGGTATAGTGTCGTTTACGGCGGGTTCGTCTGTTGGCGTTGGACGTTTTGGGCCTTGGGCCCTTTTTCCCCCGCCACGACGTCGAACACGACGGATTCGCCCTCCTTCAACGTCTTGAAACCTGTCCCGAGGATCGCCGTGTGA
The window above is part of the Candidatus Paceibacterota bacterium genome. Proteins encoded here:
- a CDS encoding redoxin domain-containing protein, with translation MKHVFALFAGIGLLSTGLFAAEVGKAAPDFTATDINGQTHKLSDYKGKIVVLESYNLDCPFVRNHYRSGAMQELQRDLIAKGAVWFIVNSVASKHPSYRTAEAAKKEWASQKLAATAWLDDSSGEVGKAYGMKTTPHMFVIDKEGVLAFHGAIDDRAASEGDPRTARNYVREAVEKLLAGEKPLVSQNKPYGCGVKYGG
- a CDS encoding protein-disulfide reductase DsbD family protein; this translates as MLTVIGTAWFCLAGLEAFAAHTQARLLLAATTAKPGETVMAGVQLRMDPRWHTYWRNPGASGMATKIEWQLPTGITPGAVQWPVPEKLPDEDLTTYVYSNEVVLLVPLKLAPDLSSGSLHLKANVSWLECEVQCVPGKATVQATLNVGAEAKPSSDSPLIHHWQAKLPGTGDSLSAQAWWENDGATDSRNLILEWHSTSATGDADFFPYASEEFEVQPATMRLPAEPGKIRLRKEVRKLEGDWPRQISGLLIQQSGPAREAYDVNLPVQASSNSAAASLSQPSVLDLSATSLWKMLLYAFLGGLILNVMPCVLPVIALKILGFVGQAKDDPRRVRRLGLIYALGVLVSFLVLAGLIIGVKAAGHKAGWGMQFGNPQFLVLLTTLVTLVALNLFGLFEINPGARLLDAAGTLASKGGSAGAFFNGVLATMLATPCTAPFLGAALGFAFAQSPAIIVLMFAVVSFGLAAPYVILSWQPAWLQFLPKPGAWMERFKVAMGFPMLATAVWLFSLIPLHYGRRSLWLGLFLVVLALATWVYGQFVQRGRTHRTLGLVVALALVTGGYLYAVEGQLRWRSPVAEAALPGSLKESPDGIDWQRWSPAAVARARAEGRPVLVDFTADWCLTCQANKRVALDIPSVRAKLKEINALALLGDYTRLPDDITTELNRFGRAGVPLVLVYPRNSGEPPQVLPEALTPTIVLNALDRAAR
- a CDS encoding transglutaminase-like domain-containing protein, encoding MERKRMNPGGTSPAASEISQSQRKALLNLLADEDPAVYRTIREKLLSCGPPAAEWLRPLTTSNDPALRRRARQIVLHFDRQAADDHFLAFCLRHGEEFDLEQGAWLFAQTQYPLINVEAYQAVLDGYADDLRCRYDAGAEPRQILATINGYLFGQLGFIGNEENYYDPDNSYLNRVLDSRMGNPISLSLLYILLARRLRLPIAGIGLPGYFLCRFQSTAAEVFVDPFNRGKLLTKADCIKYLTNANCSRRDEYLTPVTARRFLLRICTNLHQVYQRLEAAVDAMRLQRYLVALAR
- a CDS encoding sugar isomerase domain-containing protein; this translates as MSTVAQQWLANTRAVMDRIEQTQLDNIRKAAEIMADTIQAERWVHTFGCGHATIPIEDMYPRIGGFVGFHPMCELPLTFFTRIVGEGGVHQFVFLERVEGYGVQIMKGYNFDPRDTMWIFSHSGINNVNIDVALEAKKRGMKVIAYGSAAAAKGKQTRHSSGKTMFDIADLVVDTCAPIGDSCVPLKNHQDKVGPVSTMAFITCVWMTVCTVAEILADRGVKLYINPSHNVPGDTTAKERLDAALAEYKRRIAGV
- a CDS encoding MFS transporter: MYNRNLVFAAACLGMLLFGIVFLSLGSANNMLAERFHLDNNGIGTLTALLPLGILAGSLIFGPIVDRFGYKWMLIVCALLVMAGLEGMAFATSTGFIQFFVFLIGFGGGVLNGATNALAADVSEGERAAKLSLLGVFFGIGALGMPSTLAALSRHFSLHVIVAGIGMFVLVPVVYFVVITFPPPKQKAQTASPTSGLALLKHPIFLLAGLALAIQSGMEGMSNDWMTRYFKKVTLSGQQAEEWKTLLGLMAVTGAMVLARIALSRLLKHIKSPVVLFASIGITAAGTLLLMCASSYGVSLAAALLIGAGLAAAFPIVLSYIGDLYPRQSGTAFSTIFFIALIGNMTINKSFGALAQVHGIEQYTKVMLGCLVASAALLFLVVRQLRPSPGKPSTEAFPSVTASS
- a CDS encoding ROK family protein, with the translated sequence MTNTAVIGLDLGGTKLAGAIFTPEGKVLCKQIVPLAGRQGRAVGELIRKTLTSLLVAARAKRIKVTGMGVSVPGISHARTGTVWAPNIPGWENYPLRREVLSAVRDERIRVAIDSDRACYILGETWRGVAKGCRNAIFLAVGTGIGAGILVDGRIVRGAHDIAGAIGWLALDRPFQRKYVDCGCFEYHASGTGLTKVANELLTQQPKRFSTPLPIVSASDVFAACGHNKPFAREVIAQAVEFWGMAVANLVSLFDPEKIIFGGGVFGPGAKLLGDIYAEARKWAQPISIKQVKLQVSKLGGDAGLYGAGCLALRTAN
- the hemW gene encoding radical SAM family heme chaperone HemW, translating into MALPSAEPIASLYVHVPFCVHKCAYCAFYSEPAGGELLDRYISALIRELELVAPDLRPRTVYFGGGTPSLLTVPQWERIFQAMDNHHLSDAAEWTVECNPATVSLEKARFLRSCGVNRLSLGVQSFDDTLLSRLGRIHTRQMAFQSFDALRRAGFDNLNLDLMFAIPGQTLEVWRETLNEATAMACEHLSSYEVIYEEDTPLYEQLQAGKADADEDLACAMYEALVERATGAGFQQYEVANFARDATPNPQPSNFNVPTHACRHNVNYWRGGPFYGLGPSATTYVRGVRTKTSSNTQLYCDDLEQGRRSIESREELPPLSRAGETAAFGLRMVAGWPFQEFLQTTGYDLRREWANELDQLVEQGWGCILPDRFHLTSQGLRFADAAAQLFLR
- a CDS encoding cold-shock protein — encoded protein: MASGKVKWFDNRHGFGFIVQPTGPDVFVHHTAILGTGFKTLKEGESVVFDVVAGEKGPKAQNVQRQQTNPP